From the genome of Pseudonocardia sp. EC080619-01:
CTCTTCGGAGGTGGATCGTGATCACGAAGACCGTCCGCTGGCAGCTGATCGCGCTGGCGATCGTGACGATCGTCGGTGTCGGCTACGCCGGGTTCCGCTACGCGGGCCTGGACCGGATCTTCGGGGCGACGACGTACCCGGTGACCGTGCAGATGGCCGACTCCGGCGGGATCTTCACCGGCGCCGACGTCACCTACCGCGGCGTCAGCGTCGGCAGGGTCGGCCCGCTGTCGCTGTCCCAGTCCGGCGTCGACGTCCAGCTGGACATCGCCAACGGGTCGCCGGAGATCCCGGCCGACACCCGCGCCGTCGTCGGGAACCTGTCGCCGATCGGTGAGCAGTACGTCGACCTGCAGCCCGTCGCCGACGGCGGCGAGACCCTCGCCGCCGGTGCCGTGATCCCGCAGGAGCGCACCCAGGCCCCGGTCGGGATCAACACCTTCCTGACCGAGCTCGACGGGCTCGTCTCGACGGTGCCGAAGGACTCGCTGCGCACCGTGGTGTCGGAGCTGGGCCAGGGCTTCGAGGGCACCGCGCAGCCGCTGCAGCAGCTGCTCGACACGTCCGGGCAGTTCACCCGGACCGCGACCGAGGCGCTGCCGCAGACAACGGCGCTGATCCGCGACGCGCGTCCGGTCCTGACCACCCAGAACGAGGTCGCACCGCAGTTCCAGGAGTTCAGCCGGGGGCTGCGCGAGGTCGCCGAGCAGCTGAAGCAGTCCGACCCGGACATCCGGCGGATCATCGACGACGGCCCCCGGGCCGGCGACCAGCTGAGCGGGCTGATCCGCGAGAGCGGCCCGGGTCTCGGCGAGTCGGTCGCGAACCTGCGCACCGTCAGCGAGCTGCTGGAGCCACGCCAGGCGGGGCTGCGCCAGCTGCTGGTGACCTACCCCGGACTGGTCGCCGTGGCGCCGAACGTGGTGCCCGGCGACGGGACGGCCCACCTCGGCCTGGTGGTCAACTTCTTCGACCCGCCGGCCTGCGCCCGCGGGTACGAGGGCACGGACACCCGGGGTGGCCTGGACGTCAGCGAGGTCCCGGTGAACTCCGACGCCCGCTGCGCCGAGCCCCCCGGCAGCCCCACCAACGTGCGCGGTATGCAGAATGTCGAGAGGCCCCAGCCTCTCGAGGTGCAGGACTACTCGGGCAACTCCGGGTTCTCCGGGAACGGTGGAGACCCCGGCGCCGGTGGGACCGACGGCGGGCCCGGGACGCGGCCCAACGCCGGTTCGCTCGGCGACGACCGTCCCGAGCGGATCGCTTCGTCTGGCCTGGTCGACGACGCCGCCCAGATCCTGATGGGCGGATGAGCGCGACGGTCGCGCCCCCGGCGGGCGTGACCGGCACGACGGTCGTGCACCCCCGTGGCGCGACCGGCACGACGACCGCGGTGCCGCGGCCGCCCGCCGGGCGGCCCGGTCCCACGGCCGGCCCCACGGCCGCCCCGAGCGGCCGCCGAGCGGCTGTGCCCCCGCAGCCGGGAGGAGGAACGCTCCGCAATGGTCACCGAACTCGACGAGCGCCCGGCCGACGCCGGGGAGCCGCCGAACCCCCCGCGGGAGCCGGGACGGCTCGCCCGGATCCTGCCGATCGCGGCGATCGTCGCCGCGGTGCTGGCACTGGTCTTCGGAGCGCTCTGGCTGATCGCCCTGAACAGCGACTCGGTGCAGGTGTCGCAGGCCCGTGACGAGGCACTGCGCGACGCCCGCCAGGCCGTCATCAACCTGAACACGCTGGACCACAACGACGCCCAGAAGGGCCTGGACCTGTGGATCCAGTCGTCGTCGGGCTCCGTGCGGGACGAGTTCGAGAAGAACCGTGACGCCTACGCCCAGCTCGTCACCCAGCAGAAGCGCACGA
Proteins encoded in this window:
- a CDS encoding MCE family protein gives rise to the protein MITKTVRWQLIALAIVTIVGVGYAGFRYAGLDRIFGATTYPVTVQMADSGGIFTGADVTYRGVSVGRVGPLSLSQSGVDVQLDIANGSPEIPADTRAVVGNLSPIGEQYVDLQPVADGGETLAAGAVIPQERTQAPVGINTFLTELDGLVSTVPKDSLRTVVSELGQGFEGTAQPLQQLLDTSGQFTRTATEALPQTTALIRDARPVLTTQNEVAPQFQEFSRGLREVAEQLKQSDPDIRRIIDDGPRAGDQLSGLIRESGPGLGESVANLRTVSELLEPRQAGLRQLLVTYPGLVAVAPNVVPGDGTAHLGLVVNFFDPPACARGYEGTDTRGGLDVSEVPVNSDARCAEPPGSPTNVRGMQNVERPQPLEVQDYSGNSGFSGNGGDPGAGGTDGGPGTRPNAGSLGDDRPERIASSGLVDDAAQILMGG